The sequence below is a genomic window from Bradyrhizobium septentrionale.
TTCAATTCCAGCAGATTAGCGTAGAGATCCTGGATGTCGCGCGTCAGCTCGACCTTCCTGGTCACATACTCATCGCCGATGTCGCGATAGGCGATCAGGCCCATCCGGATGTCGGCGTCGGGATTGGAATCGACGATCGCAGTGGCGATCGACCAGATCTTGCGCTTGGCGCCCTCGATCAATCCGCCCATCGAGCCCGTGGTATCGAGCACGAAGGCGACCTCGACCACGGGCCTGGCGATGGCCGAGGACAGTCCGGCGGGCAGCGGAAGGGTTGCGAGAGCGAAGACGAGTGAGCGAAGCGAGATGCGTGACCGCATGGGTCTCTCCTCCAGTGGTTTCGTCCCTCGGAACCAAGGTTCCATCGGCTTCGCGGTGGCTTGAGGCCGAAATCGCGGCGGCCTGGGTGCGAATTTGCGGCCGATTCCGGCGCTGCCGCCACGCAACGGAATCGGCTACTCTCGGCAGATGGAATCGCCCGCCCGCCAGATCGCGCTTGTGCCCGCGCCCGACCGACGCCAGTCGGACACCGCCCTTGCGATCGCGCGCGGCACGGCGAGGCTTCTGAGATCGCTCGGATTTTCCTGCATCAGCGAGCTGCCGCTGCCGTCCGGCCGCCGCGCCGATCTGGTCGCACTGAACGAGCGCGGCGAGATCTGGATCGTCGAGATCAAGTCGTCGGTCGAGGATTTGCGCGCCGATCAGAAATGGCAGGACTACCGGATGCATTGCGACCGGCTGTTCTTCGCCTTCACGCAGGATCTGCCGTGCGAGATCTTCCCCGTGGACACCGGCCTGATCATCGCTGACGCCTATGGCGCGCATCTGCATTGCGAGGCGCCGGAGCACCGCCTGCCGGCCGCCACGCGCAAGGCGATGACGGTGCGCTTTGCCATTGCCGCGGCGCAGCGCATCAACCGCCTGGTCGATCCGCAGGGGCACGAGTTTTAGAGACGAGCAAGGTCGTCACTCCGTCATCCTGAGGCGCTCGCGTAGCGAGCCTCGAAGGAT
It includes:
- a CDS encoding MmcB family DNA repair protein, translating into MESPARQIALVPAPDRRQSDTALAIARGTARLLRSLGFSCISELPLPSGRRADLVALNERGEIWIVEIKSSVEDLRADQKWQDYRMHCDRLFFAFTQDLPCEIFPVDTGLIIADAYGAHLHCEAPEHRLPAATRKAMTVRFAIAAAQRINRLVDPQGHEF